One genomic window of Bradyrhizobium sp. CCGE-LA001 includes the following:
- a CDS encoding oxalate decarboxylase family bicupin gives MFSRRELLAMSAAGAAMVSSGAQGATFGNPDEPPQGAINTKNASSLSDPGPQNPALAKQFPSAQTPPATDVGGLPMNWASFNNAPRRIQNGGWARQVTVADFAISKEISGVNMRLSAGGIRELHWHQAAEWAIMTYGGCRITVLDVQGRPYVADLKAGDLWYFPPGAPHSLQGLGPDGCEFVICFDDGHANEFNTLLVTDWLAHTPPEVLSKNFGVPAETFAKIPLHNLWIFQGTVPGDLAADRAAVAKHAEAPPYPFVYPLSSSAPLKESAAGSIRVADSSNFKVATTVAAALVTMPPGAVREMHWHPNADEWQYYIKGKARMTVFDTGPNARTTDFYAGDIGYVPRNLGHYVENVGDTDVQFVGVFRAPRYEEVSLSNWLAHTPPRLVAQHLNIDEKLIAQWPDTGPGVMPKT, from the coding sequence ATGTTTTCACGACGGGAATTGCTGGCCATGTCGGCAGCGGGCGCTGCAATGGTCAGCTCCGGTGCGCAAGGCGCGACCTTCGGCAATCCGGACGAGCCGCCGCAAGGTGCGATCAATACCAAGAACGCCAGCAGCCTGAGCGATCCCGGACCGCAAAATCCGGCTCTTGCGAAGCAATTCCCCTCGGCGCAGACGCCGCCGGCGACGGATGTCGGCGGCCTGCCGATGAACTGGGCCTCCTTCAACAACGCACCCAGGCGCATCCAGAACGGCGGCTGGGCCCGCCAGGTCACGGTCGCCGACTTTGCGATCTCGAAGGAGATCTCCGGCGTCAACATGCGGCTTTCCGCCGGAGGCATCCGCGAGCTGCATTGGCATCAGGCGGCCGAATGGGCGATCATGACCTACGGCGGCTGCCGCATCACCGTGCTCGACGTCCAGGGGCGGCCGTATGTGGCCGATCTCAAGGCCGGCGACCTCTGGTACTTCCCGCCCGGCGCGCCCCATTCTCTGCAAGGACTTGGTCCCGACGGCTGCGAGTTCGTGATCTGCTTCGACGACGGCCACGCCAACGAGTTCAATACGCTACTGGTGACGGATTGGCTCGCCCATACGCCGCCGGAGGTGCTGAGCAAAAACTTCGGCGTGCCGGCCGAAACCTTCGCCAAGATTCCGCTGCACAATCTCTGGATCTTCCAGGGGACGGTCCCCGGCGATCTCGCCGCAGATCGTGCCGCGGTCGCCAAACATGCCGAGGCGCCGCCCTATCCGTTCGTCTACCCGCTGAGCAGCTCGGCTCCGCTCAAAGAGAGCGCGGCGGGCAGCATCCGCGTCGCCGACAGCAGCAATTTCAAGGTGGCCACCACGGTTGCGGCGGCGCTGGTGACGATGCCGCCGGGCGCGGTCCGGGAGATGCACTGGCATCCGAACGCGGACGAGTGGCAATACTACATCAAGGGCAAGGCGCGGATGACGGTGTTCGATACGGGGCCCAACGCACGCACGACGGATTTCTACGCGGGCGATATTGGTTATGTCCCACGCAATCTCGGTCACTATGTCGAGAATGTCGGCGACACAGATGTGCAGTTCGTCGGCGTCTTCCGCGCCCCGCGTTACGAAGAGGTCTCGCTTTCCAACTGGCTGGCGCATACTCCGCCCAGGCTCGTCGCCCAGCACCTCAACATCGACGAGAAGCTGATCGCGCAGTGGCCGGACACCGGTCCGGGCGTCATGCCCAAGACTTGA